The segment GCATCTAAATCACTTTCCGCCTCGGTTTAAATGTAATGGTTAAACATTCATAAGTATCGATCGTATAGTTAATGGATAAGATATTATTAGTAAACCTAAATCGTCAAATAAGTTTATCAGTTGGTTTGTTAGTACGTTAAAGGAAGAATACATCgttaattagtgaaaaatatttaagaaattaatagttaacaaataatttataataaaaaaaaataaaaatggagtATACTTTTCGAAGAGGCACAATATCTATTGAAGAATTTATCGTTGCGATTGCCGTTGGTTGTCCTTTTGGAGGAAACTATCTAGACTACATGAATACGTTATTAACTTTGAgccctaaaaataaaaatgagcaGTGGATAcacttttgtaaaatattgaGAAAATCTGAGGCGCCGGTTATACGCTCTTGGCGAATTTGGGCTCATAAACTATTTGTGGATCAATTTGAAGTCATTGAAAGAGAGTTTTTGAGAAGATCTTATTACATAAGTGATCCTAATAATTCTCTCAAAATAGCTGGATATCTTgataaagtaataaaagacAACTTAATGCCTCACAACCAGGTTTATTCTGCAAGAAGTTGTCTTCGTCAGTTGGGATACTTCAACAACGCGGACGATATTGATAATAGTGACAGTGGCAGTAACAGTGGAGCTTCTGGTCAAACGACGGTGAGTCATGATGACGTTCCTGGTACGTCAGGACATGTTGAAAGTAAAGAGGATAATGAAGACGCTGCTCAAAATAATCTGAGTCAAGAAGAAATTCAACCTATTGATATGACTAAATTAAGCCGCGAAAGAATTGTCGAAATTCTTacttttttgtatatattgtCCGGACTTGCTCTTGCTGATGACGACGACCTTATTAATAAGATGAGCGGTTTGACGACTAAAGATAATGATGACCCTAAAAAATTAGAAGATCCCGTCGTTCTTGAAGAAAGCTGTTCGCAGTCATCAGCAACTTCTCTTATTCAATCTACCAAGGATTCATCTAAAACATTAACAGCTCCAACTACATCAGATACTATGAGTCGACTCAGTACATTATCAGAAGAAAAGaaagatgaagaagaagaagaagaagaggaagaagaagaagaagaagaagaagaagaagaaaaagaagaaaaagaagatgatgatgaagttgaagatgatgatgaagaaaaaaaagaagaagatgAAAAAGCCATTAAAGCGTCTGTTCAATCAACTGCATCAACGTCTAAATCATAAGCGAAAACCTAGAAGAGGATCCAGTTGCGCAATCATCCTTTTAATTACATCATCAAGATCCGTAGTGATTTCATTTAGTGATTTGATACTGCAACAGGTAAAAGCCAGTGTATTTTCGCAGCATTCTTAGTTACACTAGGTAAAAATCACCTGgatctttttttcaaatgtccGTTATTTTACAATGCATATtcttgagaaaaatttctatccCTTGAGAGTTCAAGTGATTGAATTTGATTATTTCAACTAAGATATATTGagaattttatgttatttttgttAGTGTCTTTTAAgggttattttttgttttttttagtttttcaacTCGCGTTcgctatttatattataaattcaacTTTTCATCTGACTCATGGCTTTTGACTTATAATTGTGTGCTTTATGTCTTGATTTCTAAacgttttattcatttttgtagataagaaacagcaataattttttattttttctttgttcgaaaaaaaaattctctataaattttatacttattaaaaactacttaatttattCGCAAAAGTAAGAAAGTTTTTATCCTCGTAAGAAGATATAAATACCTAAACGTtcgtataataaaaattgcaattaCCTATAACtaaatgtcataaaaaaaatttaaaaaaatttaaatattatttacaaatcgTCTTAGTGACTCATTAtcactatataaaattaaagtgtcatataaaacaatgaaatatttttaacaagtttaatttaactaattataaactatagaaatgatttataaattttataagtagagtcaacagtttattattttttaattactatatCTATAATCGACAGATCTCTGATgtgaaacttttgaaaacaTAAATGAGTCAGataaaagattcaaattttttcgacaACTTAAATGTGAATAACTATAAATTGTATGTTTATGTGTTAATAGTTCCGATACACAAATCTATCTTTTCTACAGTTATATATTgttgtcataaataaataattggcaaatataaattaatgaattatcatgataaattttataaataattaacaaagttttttttaatcctcatTTTTATTTGCTATTTTTCACCGAAAGATTAGAATTCGTTATCTCGATATTCTTGTATGCATTTATCTTGATTATCGTCATCGTATTATACTTTTTCGAGTATACATATAACaagtcattaaattaaatattaactaaattaacaaCCTTGTAAAGCTGTAAACAGCTTAATTTAGAAAATAGACAAACTTTCGTTATtgttattcataattaaatgaGTCGTTAAAATTCTCAACGATTTAtcctataagaaaataaaataattttcgaatgactcattttaatttctttcacaaatttaaggataaaTTTAGTTTAGTTGTATTGGTCTATGTATTACTGTCTGTAAACAACGGTTTAAatcattatgaaaataaaatttaatataacgATAAAAATCTCCAGGGCTGCATTGatcactaaataaataattatttccttTACCTCATCCTGAATATTCATTTGAATCATACtactagtaaattttatcgTTCTTACTATTTAAGTCTACAAAATTcgtagaaatattttatatagttaCTCATCAATTAACGTTTGTAACAATACCTCATGGagaaaatattgtaatatttgATATGTTTCAATCATAAATAactacccgtatgaaaaaacaatatatggttacaatacataaaatcatatatgtttgcaacaaaaaaatatatgatatattatattgtatgttataaaaaatcatatagagattttcgccgatttaatataaaattatatacagtagtaaatatatatattccatgTATGTAACTTTACTAAActtattctaatttttcttagAATTTCTGTCTTCCCACTACCGTGCGTTTAGTTTTGTTGTTGActacccgttataagcctattttcttttatataattttaaacgtTATATTGACATTTTGTTGCATACGCAACTATCCCCATTTTCCTGGTACTTGTGGCGCTAAAATAAACACTTATCTTTTTacactaataataaaaataacaatgtcACTGATGAACTTAAtgctcaataaaactttttagtTATAACAGAAGCTTcgaatgatcctgaagttgacagacagttcaaaattttgggattttttgttcaacgaatagattacaaaaaaaaaaaatctgaaaatatgcacatgtagaaaattaaaaaaaaactgtaagtgcaattttttttaatatttttttgtcatcatttgtcgttttgaataaatttcaaaaattattagatgtcggctAAGTTCAGTATCATAgctttgaatatattttatgattacaattatgaataataaattatattttaataataattaaattatttttcgcgAAACatagatagtaaattttcatcatcaaTTTGTCTGTTTTTCCTATTCTTAGTTTataatttggaaaattttaacggaggcttataacgggctCTCTGGTATGAAACTCCTTAGAGTGGTTAAGTGGGGGAAGCTGTTTGGACTCAGTAACTCCCGATTAAGGGGAAGAGGCTTACGAAGGGCAGGCTTAAGAGGGGTAATCGACTTGTACATTACTTTGGgtaatatacacatatatatataaatctatattcTGGTCCCCAAAAGTGTATACTTAAAATTTCTCCCTCAATTTTCTCTCCCcctttcaattaattttcacatAATTACACAGGTATGTGtaatagataaaatttatctattactCGGTGGTCAGTCGAGGCGGACGGTCGTAATAAAATCGCACGCGTATTTCACTTTTAGTCCtgactaaatttaaattttaaaataaataacgttCGACTTaacaattgattaaatttctaattataattaaataaataaaatgtgttCGGACAATACACCCAATATTACTGTTGATGAATTCGTGATCGCAATAGTCACGACTTGTCCTCACACATCATCGTTCAAGGATTACATTTCCGAGTTAGTAAGTTCATCTAGTAAAGGAAGAAAAGACAAATGgagtaatttttgtaatacaATTCGAGGAAGCGACGAACCGGCTAATCGTCATTGGCGCGATtccgcgaaaaaaaaatttataaaaaatatcatcgaAATTGAACGCGATCTCTATCAGAGACTTTCGTTTTTAAATGACCCGAATAATGCAGAAGCTATTGATACATTTCTAAGTagtcaattaaataaacaaaaatacagTGAGTCGGTGATAAGATGCACTAGAGAATATTTACGTCTGCGTAGTAATGGTGGTGTGCTTGATATCAGTTCAGATTTTGAttgtgatgataataataatactgctGATGATGGGCTTGAGACTGAAGATGCATCGGATACTCCAACTGGGATCGAGACTAAAGATGTATCGGATACTCCAACTGGGATCGAGACTAAAGATTTATCGGATACTCAAACTGGGATCGCGAGTGAAGATATACCAGATATTCAAACTGGTACCGTAAGTGAAGATGTTCCAGAGGATAATCCCAGCTTATCCAGTGAAGATGCTGCAGTGGCCGAAGTCAGTGAAGAATGTCCTACCGAAATTGAGGATCAGCATCCACCTAAAAAAGCTTAccagagtaaaaataaattcttcgTAGTTGATCCTTCATATTTGAATGAAAGAGAAATCAAGGAAGTTGTTAGCACTGCTTTCCAAATGGCCAAGGAAGCTACAAAGGACAAAACTATTGTTCAAGCAGTAGTAAGTCAATTAAAAACAAGTGACAATCAAAGCTTTTCGCTTGTTAAGAGAGATCCTAGAACACCAGATGGAACTCCTTACTCATCATCGAGTTCAGCTACGATATCCGCAGATGAAAGTTCTAGAATACTAAATATTACAAGTGAATATGCAGCCAGCACGTCTGGTAAATCATCACTTGACCCGACTAAACCACCAATCAAACCACCTGCGAAGCCGCCAACTCCACCAACTGGACCGCCTGCAGGACCTAGAGGATCGCGTAGAAGCTCATGTGAAAGTACCAGTAGCTCTTCATCTTACTCATCTTCTAACCGGGTTACACTAAAGCCACCTAAAACGCCAACTAAATCATCTGCAAAGCCGCCAAGATCACCAAATAAGTCGCTAAAATCACCAAATAAGTCGTCTATAGGAGCTAAAGGACCACATAGAAGTTCATCTGACTCATCTCCTCAACGGCTTACACCAAACCCGCCTAAAACGCCAACTAAATCACCTGCAAAGCCGCCAAGATCACCAAATAAGTCACTGAAATCACCAAATAAGCCGTCTATAGGAGCTAAAGAACCACGTAGAAGTTCATCTGACTCATCTCCTGAACGGCTTACACCAAACCCGCCTAAAACGCCAACTAAATCACCTGCGAAGCCGCCAAGATCACCAAATAAACTGTCTACAAGAGCTAAAGAACCACATTGTAGTACATGTGAAAGTACCAGTGGCTCTTCATCTCACTCATCTTCTGAACCGTTTACAAGAGATCCGACTAGACCACCAATTAAACCGCCTGGACAAACGCCAAGATCACCAGGCAAACCACCTAAAGGGCCTAGAAGACGACGTAGTAGTTCATCTGAAAGTCGCAGTAGCCCTCCATCTAACTCGTCCTCGGAATCATTTCTACCTACCATACCTAGGGGACCAAATACCAGTTCACCTCAGCGTAGAAGTCGCTCACCTGGAGATAGACGTCGAGCCTTAAAAGCTGGTGATTCACCTAAACAAGCTACTGAACTTGTTGAAACTACACCGAACGAATTATCAAGACCAGGATCCCCACCGCCAGCTAGACCACCAGTTAGACCGCCGATCCGACCTCCAAACAAACCACCAAACAGGCCACCAGGAAACCGAAGAGATTCAGATGCCGGTGAAGACGCTACTTCGTaagttcaatttaaataatttaacgataaagaaatcggaaaaataaaaaatttcttttaaatttttcataacttAAAATACTTAAACTGATTATTCATACATATGAAAATCATGtcacacattttataaattttatcatcaaaGATTATTGCTTtagatgattattattttagccATTGATCAAATAACTAAAATCattctattattatattcttaagacataaataataagcttaaaatttttttcttttttatgtaGCACACCTGGAGATGAACGTGGAACCTCAGAAACTGGTAATTCAGCTGAACAAGCTACTGAACTTTTTGAAACT is part of the Microplitis mediator isolate UGA2020A chromosome 11, iyMicMedi2.1, whole genome shotgun sequence genome and harbors:
- the LOC130677707 gene encoding nascent polypeptide-associated complex subunit alpha, muscle-specific form-like — encoded protein: MCSDNTPNITVDEFVIAIVTTCPHTSSFKDYISELVSSSSKGRKDKWSNFCNTIRGSDEPANRHWRDSAKKKFIKNIIEIERDLYQRLSFLNDPNNAEAIDTFLSSQLNKQKYSESVIRCTREYLRLRSNGGVLDISSDFDCDDNNNTADDGLETEDASDTPTGIETKDVSDTPTGIETKDLSDTQTGIASEDIPDIQTGTVSEDVPEDNPSLSSEDAAVAEVSEECPTEIEDQHPPKKAYQSKNKFFVVDPSYLNEREIKEVVSTAFQMAKEATKDKTIVQAVVSQLKTSDNQSFSLVKRDPRTPDGTPYSSSSSATISADESSRILNITSEYAASTSGKSSLDPTKPPIKPPAKPPTPPTGPPAGPRGSRRSSCESTSSSSSYSSSNRVTLKPPKTPTKSSAKPPRSPNKSLKSPNKSSIGAKGPHRSSSDSSPQRLTPNPPKTPTKSPAKPPRSPNKSLKSPNKPSIGAKEPRRSSSDSSPERLTPNPPKTPTKSPAKPPRSPNKLSTRAKEPHCSTCESTSGSSSHSSSEPFTRDPTRPPIKPPGQTPRSPGKPPKGPRRRRSSSSESRSSPPSNSSSESFLPTIPRGPNTSSPQRRSRSPGDRRRALKAGDSPKQATELVETTPNELSRPGSPPPARPPVRPPIRPPNKPPNRPPGNRRDSDAGEDATSTPGDERGTSETGNSAEQATELFETTPNELSRPGSPPPARPPVRPPIRPPNKPPNRPPGNRRDSDAGEDATS